One Candidatus Binatia bacterium DNA window includes the following coding sequences:
- a CDS encoding OB-fold domain-containing protein codes for MLHPDYPLPDVEHPVTAPFWVGCRERKLMIQRDEETGAYHWPPKPAYWKGDRLRWVETSGRGEVYSWVIGSEPFLPAFEHLLPLIMVVTELEEGPRLVGYMVSCTVEEMRLGLPVQVVYEPLTAEVTLPVWAPR; via the coding sequence ATGCTCCATCCGGACTATCCACTTCCCGACGTCGAGCACCCGGTCACGGCACCGTTCTGGGTCGGCTGTCGCGAACGAAAGCTGATGATCCAACGTGACGAGGAGACGGGGGCGTACCATTGGCCGCCGAAGCCGGCCTACTGGAAGGGCGATCGCTTGCGCTGGGTCGAGACATCCGGGCGGGGCGAAGTCTACAGCTGGGTCATCGGGAGTGAGCCCTTCCTCCCCGCGTTCGAGCACTTGCTGCCCTTGATCATGGTCGTCACCGAGCTGGAGGAGGGCCCCCGGCTGGTCGGTTACATGGTTTCTTGTACCGTCGAAGAGATGCGTCTCGGACTGCCGGTCCAGGTCGTCTACGAGCCCCTCACGGCCGAAGTGACTTTGCCCGTGTGGGCGCCGCGCTAG